From a single Aspergillus puulaauensis MK2 DNA, chromosome 2, nearly complete sequence genomic region:
- a CDS encoding uncharacterized protein (COG:S;~EggNog:ENOG410Q2WP), with translation MMPSSNLTSFHLTSLRFLSRRVAGQSSILNEIAGSTLTLCLSRLRKNSRLRWLGTTRQLTWVLPTTKKSSTIITKLLELEIKKRGKKNMTTHELYIPISGPGLTPQSRSHWSFLLRTPGKSYGDLLHVQVIDLDRLWYQFDSREGIDLTTLHAEGMVKITDLSAEQRRRVLSVIRAEAAPRDGKRKCQEWVVDALVSLEVEELVPDGTAEVWSGLVGRGMGEVRGVFMEGEGRWVSLRGL, from the exons ATGATGCCCTCTTCTAATCTCACTTCATTCCATCTCACTTCACTTCGTTTCCTCAGCCGTCGAGTTGCGGGGCAATCGTCCATCTTAAATGAAATCGCGGGGTCCACTCTCACTCTTTGTCTATCGCGACTCCGCAAGAACTCGCGGTTGAGGTGGCTGGGAACAACACGCCAGCTCACATGGGTTCTGCCTACTACCAAGAA GTCCTCTACAATAATAACTAAACTCCTTGAGCtggaaataaaaaaaagaggaaaaaaaaacatgACAACCCACGAACTCTACATCCCCATCTCAGGGCCAGGCCTAACTCCCCAATCCCGGTCCCACTGGTCCTTCCTCCTGCGCACCCCAGGCAAGAGCTACGGCGACCTCTTACACGTGCAGgtcatcgacctcgacagACTCTGGTACCAGTTCGACAGCAGGGAGGGGATCGACCTCACAACGCTACACGCGGAGGGGATGGTCAAGATCACGGATCTGAGCGCGGAGCAGCGCCGGCGGGTGCTGAGTGTTATCCGTGCGGAGGCGGCGCCGAGGGatgggaagaggaagtgTCAGGAGTGGGTTGTTGATGCGCTGGTTAGtcttgaggttgaggagctggTGCCAGATGGGACGGCGGAGGTTTGGAGTGGGCTTGTTGGGAGGGGGATGGGGGAGGTTAGGGGTGTTTTtatggaaggggaggggaggtGGGTGTCGCTGAGGGGGTTGTGA
- a CDS encoding glycoside hydrolase family 31 protein (CAZy:GH31;~COG:G;~EggNog:ENOG410PHCX;~InterPro:IPR000322,IPR017853,IPR011013,IPR013780, IPR030459,IPR031727;~PFAM:PF01055,PF16863;~SECRETED:SignalP(1-23);~go_function: GO:0003824 - catalytic activity [Evidence IEA];~go_function: GO:0004553 - hydrolase activity, hydrolyzing O-glycosyl compounds [Evidence IEA];~go_function: GO:0030246 - carbohydrate binding [Evidence IEA];~go_process: GO:0005975 - carbohydrate metabolic process [Evidence IEA]), whose amino-acid sequence MVGFAHLFAGVSLPALAFGAAQQDPLQPFSNLATATDTAERTQFTLADYVDVGEELIANVDDPQAVNAQSVCPGYRASNVQHSTHGFSASLELSGKPCNVYGTDVESLVVEVQFQDTDRLNVQITPTYVDASNESWYALPEELVPRPATVPDASESHSDFSVTWSNEPTFNFQVTRKATGEVLFDTAGSVLVFENQFIEFVTTLPEEYNLYGLGERINQLRLLRNATLTTYAADIGNPIDENLYGHHAFYVDTRYYTVDEQTGEHTYVKSSEADATQDYVSYSHGIFLRNAHGQEVILNPKGLTWRTIGGSIDLTFYSGPTVAEVTEQYQRSTVGLPAMQKYDTLGFHQCRWGYNNWSEFADVLANFEKFEIPLEYLWADIDYMHGYRDFDNDQNRFSYSDTEAFLDSLHAGGRHFVPIVDAALYIPNPENRSDTYDTYTRGAAKDIYLKNPDGSLYVGAVWPGYTVYPDWHHSEAANYWANELVTWYEKVKFDGVWYDMGEVSSFCVGSCGSQNRTLNPAHPPFKLPGEHGNIVFEYPEGFERSNATEAASASAASSSQASATETSTSATSSYLRTSPTPGVRNINHPPYVINHVQTGHDLAVHAVSPNATHVDGYHEYDVHSLYGHMGIRATYQGLTQIWPKKRPFIIARSTFSGSGRWAGHWGGDNYSKWSSMYFSISQALQFSLFGIPMFGVDTCGFSYNSDEELCNRWMQLSAFFPFYRNHNVLGAISQEPYRWASVIDASKAAMKIRYALLPYFYTLMQNAHTAGSTVMRALAWEFPNDPTLAAIDNQFLVGPSILVIPVLEPQVDTVKGVFPGVGQGEIWYDWYTRTAVDAQPGVNTTIQAPLGHIPVYVRGGSILPMQELALTIRDARQTPWALLAALGSDGTASGQLYLDDGESLYPDSTLNVDFEASGSSVRVSADGGWEEANPLANVTILGISNEPSFVSFNGQQVPADYDAVSRALFVTGLDQFTNNGAWGEDWTLEWE is encoded by the exons ATGGTCGGCTTCGCGCACCTTTTTGCTGGAGTGTCACTTCCCGCCCTCGCTTTCGGCGCGGCTCAGCAGGATCCCTTACAACCCTTTTCGAATTTAGCGACCGCGACCGATACCGCCGAGCGGACTCAGTTCACTCTCGCCGACTATGTTGATGTCGGCGAAGAGCTGATCGCCAATGTTGACGACCCACAAGCCGTCAACGCCCAGTCCGTCTGTCCCGGGTACAGAGCATCCAATGTGCAACACTCAACTCATGGGTTTAGTGCCAGCCTAGAGCTATCAGGAAAACCGTGTAATGTATATGGGACAGATGTCGAGTCGTTGGTCGTGGAAGTGCAATTTCAGGACACAGACCGCTTAAACGTACAAATCACACCGACCTATGTGGACGCTTCAAATGAGTCTTGGTATGCCCTCCCAGAGGAATTGGTGCCCCGCCCAGCAACGGTCCCAGACGCTTCAGAGTCACACAGTGACTTCTCTGTAACATGGTCCAATGAGCCGACCTTCAACTTCCAGGTAACCCGGAAGGCAACTGGGGAGGTCCTTTTCGATACGGCTGGGTCTGTGTTGGTCTTTGAAAATCAATTTATTGAATTCGTGACGACTCTCCCGGAGGAATACAATCTTTATGGGCTAGGAGAACGCATTAACCAGCTACGGCTCTTAAGGAACGCCACCCTGACTACCTACGCGGCTGACATCGGGAACCCAATTGATGA AAACTTATATGGGCACCATGCGTTCTATGTAGATACCAGATATTACACAGTCGATGAACAGACTGGAGAGCATACGTATGTGAAGAGCAGTGAGGCTGATGCCACCCAAGACTATGTCTCATATTCGCACGGAATTTTTCTCAGGAATGCTCATGGCCAGGAGGTTATTTTGAACCCCAAAGGCCTGACATGGCGGACTATAGGAGGAAGCATCGACCTCACCTTCTATTCAGGGCCGACTGTAGCAGAAGTAACGGAGCAATACCAACGCAGCACCGTCGGGCTCCCTGCTATGCAAAAATACGACACGCTTGGCTTCCATCAATGCCGATGGGGCTACAACAATTGGTCAGAATTTGCAGATGTTCTTGCCAATTTCGAGAAATTCGAAATTCCCCTGGAATATCTCTG GGCCGATATAGATTACATGCATGGTTATAGAGATTTTGACAATGACCAGAATCGATTTTCTTACAGTGACACCGAAGCTTTCTTGGATAGTCTCCATGCAGGTGGACGTCATTTTGTCCCCATTGTTGATGCGGCTCTATACATCCCGAATCCCGAGAACAGGTCAGACAC ATATGACACTTACACCAGAGGCGCAGCAAAAGATATCTATCTCAAGAATCCAGATGGCAGTCTCTATGTTGGGGCCGTCTGGCCTGGGTACACCGTGTACCCCGACTGGCATCACTCCGAGGCGGCTAATTACTGGGCCAATGAGCTTGTGACTTGGTACGAAAAAGTCAAGTTCGACGGCGTGTGGTACGACATGGGCGAAGTATCGTCTTTCTGCGTGGGAAGCTGCGGGTCTCAGAACCGGACACTTAACCCGGCACATCCGCCTTTTAAGCTGCCCGGGGAACATGGAAATATAGTGTTTGAGTACCCTGAAGGGTTTGAGAGGTCCAACGCAACTGAAGCTGCCTCCGCATCCGCTGCTTCTTCCAGCCAGGCCTCGGCCACAGAAACTTCGACCTCTGCTACCAGCTCATACCTGCGGACATCGCCCACGCCGGGGGTCCGTAATATCAACCACCCACCTTATGTGATCAACCATGTTCAAACCGGCCATGACCTTGCTGTGCATGCAGTCTCACCAAACGCAACCCACGTAGATGGTTATCACGAATATGATGTACATAGTCTTTATGGACATATGGGCATCCGAGCCACCTACCAAGGCTTGACACAAATATGGCCGAAGAAGCGTCCATTCATCATTGCGCGGTCAACCTTTTCCGGGTCCGGAAGATGGGCAGGTCACTGGGGCGGTGACAACTATTCAAAATGGTCGTCCATGTACTTTTCGATCTCGCAGGCGTTACAGTTTTCTCTCTTCGGCATACCGATGTTCGGAGTTGATACGTGCGGCTTTAGTTACAATAGCGACGAGGAACTTTGCAACCGGTGGATGCAACTTTCGGCCTTTTTCCCATTCTATCGCAATCATAATGTCCTTGGGGCCATTTCCCAGGAGCCTTATCGATGGGCCTCAGTCATCGATGCGTCCAAGGCAGCAATGAAGATCCGGTACGCCCTACTGCCGTATTTCTATACGTTGATGCAGAACGCGCACACTGCAGGGTCCACCGTTATGCGGGCGCTGGCTTGGGAGTTTCCCAATGATCCTACGCTCGCTGCGATTGACAACCAGTTTCTAGTCGGGCCGTCTATCCTGGTGATTCCCGTTCTTGAGCCACAGGTCGACACCGTTAAGGGTGTTTTCCCAGGCGTTGGACAAGGAGAGATATGGTACGATTGGTACACGCGGACCGCGGTGGATGCACAGCCTGGAGTCAACACAACAATCCAAGCGCCACTTGGCCACATTCCTGTTTATGTTCGGGGCGGAAGCATCCTTCCGATGCAAGAGCTAGCCCTGACAATTAGAGACGCTCGTCAGACGCCGTGGGCATTGCTAGCCGCGTTAGGTAGCGACGGAACTGCGTCAGGACAGCTATACCTGGACGATGGGGAAAGCCTCTATCCAGATTCTACTCTTAACGTCGACTTTGAGGCATCCGGATCGAGCGTTAGGGTTTCGGCAGATGGTGGTTGGGAGGAAGCCAACCCATTGGCAAACGTAACCATTCTGGGCATCTCTAACGAGCCGTCCTTCGTAAGCTTCAACGGCCAGCAGGTGCCTGCAGATTATGACGCTGTGTCGCGGGCTCTATTTGTAACGGGGCTGGATCAATTTACGAATAATGGAGCATGGGGCGAAGACTGGACTCTTGAGTGGGAATGA
- a CDS encoding glycosyltransferase family 31 protein (COG:S;~EggNog:ENOG410PWHW;~InterPro:IPR003378;~go_component: GO:0016020 - membrane [Evidence IEA];~go_function: GO:0016757 - transferase activity, transferring glycosyl groups [Evidence IEA]), with amino-acid sequence MSNKFSIRDPSPMNSSRVWKKKFPRYFVVACLVGAFFLFGPRFRQDPDIVHIPDDPAKPNITLTAHVGCEPDFTVLERLGVIKLSQYLRREVVAVQSPDNLPLTQVLDTPLFDQSAKKTAQTAENALQSDCSVGNQISLRTPRRTRHVDGSHFDFGVATTLERLNESLDAFTHWASRTGVRIFALIEPDNRVPEVLAKAEALGINLSVTQSNEEYQTRYFSLVSHLAENLREVTRWSCIIDDDTFFLSMPALIEAFEKYDHTQPTYIGGVSESVPQIGIFGLMGYGGAGVFLSRPLIQRLSEPEVFKACQQMIHTGDRRISLCVYQHSSAHLTIDHRLRQLDFRGDASGFFEAARQPPLSVHHWKSWFNTDMAKLSKISEVCGEACLLKKWQFSDGWILTNGFSITKYSREISPDDISMELTWDGDHDPDRDAFMHELGPLRDRDNGKISYIMADSIMDTDQVRQWYIHRDPENGDQIMELVWQRQ; translated from the coding sequence ATGTCAAACAAGTTCAGCATACGGGACCCATCCCCGATGAATTCATCGCGAgtttggaagaagaagtttcCACGCTACTTCGTCGTCGCTTGCCTGGTGGGAGCATTCTTCCTTTTCGGCCCGCGGTTTAGACAAGATCCGGACATTGTTCATATACCAGATGATCCCGCCAAGCCGAATATTACACTTACCGCTCATGTCGGTTGTGAGCCCGATTTCACCGTCCTAGAGCGCCTGGGGGTGATAAAGCTGTCTCAGTATTTGCGCCGGGAAGTGGTGGCTGTCCAGTCTCCAGATAACCTACCCCTGACCCAAGTTCTTGACACCCCTTTGTTTGACCAAAGTGCCAAAAAGACAGCGCAAACGGCGGAGAACGCATTGCAGAGCGACTGCTCTGTCGGCAACCAGATTTCATTGCGAACACCGCGCCGCACACGCCATGTGGATGGTTCACACTTCGACTTTGGTGTTGCCACAACACTGGAAAGACTGAATGAGTCCCTCGATGCCTTTACTCATTGGGCGAGCCGCACCGGAGTCCGCATTTTTGCACTAATTGAGCCAGACAACCGGGTACCTGAGGTGCTAGCCAAGGCCGAAGCACTTGGGATCAACCTGTCTGTGACACAGTCCAACGAGGAATATCAGACCCGGTATTTCTCACTGGTTTCCCATTTGGCTGAAAACCTGCGGGAGGTGACTCGTTGGTCCTGCAttatcgacgacgacactttcttcctttcaATGCCTGCCCTGATTGAGGCCTTCGAGAAGTACGACCATACACAACCAACTTATATCGGCGGCGTATCAGAAAGTGTTCCACAGATCGGTATATTTGGACTCATGGGATACGGAGGCGCTGGCGTTTTCCTATCTCGGCCTCTAATTCAACGGCTGAGCGAACCTGAAGTCTTCAAAGCCTGCCAACAAATGATACACACAGGTGACCGAAGAATCTCGCTGTGTGTCTACCAACACTCAAGTGCGCATCTAACCATCGATCATCGATTACGACAACTGGACTTCCGAGGTGACGCCTCAGGATTCTTCGAAGCTGCGAGGCAGCCGCCCCTCTCGGTGCATCACTGGAAGTCATGGTTTAATACCGACATGGCAAAACTCAGCAAAATCAGTGAAGTTTGCGGTGAAGCCTGTCTCTTGAAAAAATGGCAGTTCTCTGATGGCTGGATCCTGACCAACGGTTTTTCGATAACCAAATACAGCCGAGAAATCAGCCCTGACGACATATCGATGGAGCTCACCTGGGACGGTGATCATGATCCGGACCGTGATGCATTCATGCACGAGCTTGGACCCCTACGTGACAGGGACAACGGGAAGATCAGCTATATCATGGCGGACTCGATCATGGACACGGACCAAGTCCGACAATGGTACATCCACCGCGACCCTGAAAATGGTGATCAAATCATGGAACTGGTTTGGCAAAGGCAGTGA
- a CDS encoding alpha-amylase (CAZy:GH13;~COG:G;~EggNog:ENOG410PGMM;~InterPro:IPR006047,IPR015340,IPR017853,IPR013780, IPR013777;~PFAM:PF00128,PF09260;~SECRETED:SignalP(1-15);~go_function: GO:0003824 - catalytic activity [Evidence IEA];~go_function: GO:0004556 - alpha-amylase activity [Evidence IEA];~go_function: GO:0005509 - calcium ion binding [Evidence IEA];~go_process: GO:0005975 - carbohydrate metabolic process [Evidence IEA];~go_process: GO:0016052 - carbohydrate catabolic process [Evidence IEA]), giving the protein MRSTLLLSLAATALAATPAQWRSQSIYFLLTDRFARTDNSTTAECDTSAGRYCGGSWQGIINQLDYIQGMGFTAIWITPVTAQVEDSSSGDAYHGYWQQDLYFLNSQLGTKDDLLALSDALHERDMYLMVDVVANHMGYDGAADSVDYSVFNPFNSQDYFHSPCSIDDYDDQTQVEECWLSTSAVSLPDVDTTRDDVKTLWYDWVEALVSNYSIDGLRVDTVRHVQKDFWADFNDAAGVYCVGEVLQGDPEYTCAYQELMDGVLNYPIYYPLLRAFSSTSGSISELYDMINSVKSTCADSTLLGSFIENHDNPRFASETDDISLAKNVAAFVILSDGIPIIYAGQEQHYAGGEDPENREATWLSGFDTSSELYKLIAASNAIRTHAIGQDDEWITYKNYPIYQDTSSLAMRKGNNGTQVVTVLTNAGAGGNSYTLSLPDTGYSAGAALTEVLSCTDITVSDNGEVPVPMESGLPRVLYPTAKLEGSGICQ; this is encoded by the exons ATGCGATCgactctccttctctctctggCTGCGACGGCCCTGGCGGCGACTCCGGCGCAGTGGCGATCGCAGTCTATATACTTTTTACTCACCGATCGTTTCGCCCGCACGGACAATTCAACGACTGCAGAATGTGATACCAGTGCTGGG agaTACTGTGGTGGCTCGTGGCAGGGCATCATCAACCAG CTGGACTATATCCAAGGGATGGGCTTCACGGCTATTTGGATTACGCCGGTGACTGCCCAGGTTGAGGACTCCTCGAGTGGAGATGCGTACCATGGCTACTGGCAACAGGATCT ATATTTTCTCAACTCTCAACTTGGAACGAAGGACGACCTCCTTGCACTCTCGGACGCATTGCATGAGCGGGACATGTACCTGATGGTTGACGTCGTTGCCAATCACATG GGATACGACGGCGCGGCCGATTCTGTCGACTACAGTGTCTTCAACCCGTTCAACTCGCAAGACTACTTCCACTCTCCGTGCTCGATTGATGACTACGACGACCAAACTCAGGTCGAGGAGTGCTGGCTGAGCACAAGCGCTGTCAGTTTACCAGATGTCGACACTACCCGGGATGATGTTAAAACCCTCTGGTACGACTGGGTCGAGGCTCTCGTATCGAACTACTCCA TTGACGGCCTCCGAGTCGACACAGTCAGGCACGTCCAGAAAGACTTCTGGGCAGACTTCAACGATGCGGCGGGCGTTTACTGCGTCGGCGAGGTCCTCCAAGGTGATCCAGAGTACACCTGCGCATACCAAGAGCTCATGGACGGCGTGCTCAACTATCCAAT CTACTATCCCCTCCTCAGGGCTTTCAGCTCTACATCTGGCAGCATAAGCGAGCTATACGACATGATCAACAGCGTCAAATCCACATGCGCCGACTCGACCCTGCTGGGCAGCTTCATTGAGAACCACGACAATCCGCGATTCGCCTC GGAAACCGACGACATATCTCTCGCCAAAAACGTCGCCGCCTTTGTCATCCTGTCCGACGGCATCCCCATCATCTACGCCGGCCAAGAACAGCACTATGCTGGTGGCGAGGACCCCGAAAACCGCGAGGCAACCTGGTTATCTGGATTTGACACATCAAGCGAGCTGTACAAGCTCATCGCCGCGTCGAATGCGATCCGCACCCATGCCATTGGCCAGGATGACGAGTGGATTACCTATAAG AACTACCCAATCTACCAAGACACCTCATCTTTAGCGATGCGCAAGGGCAACAACGGAACACAGGTGGTCACTGTTCTCACGAATGCCGGGGCCGGAGGCAACTCTTACACGCTTTCCCTGCCTGATACGGGATACAGTGCTGGGGCCGCGCTGACGGAGGTCTTGTCGTGCACGGATATCACTGTTTCTGATAACGGCGAGGTTCCTGTGCCGATGGAAAGCGGGCTGCCGAGAGTATTGTACCCTACTGCGAAGTTGGAGGGCAGTGGAATTTGTCAGTAG
- a CDS encoding putative C6 transcription factor (AmyR) (COG:K;~EggNog:ENOG410PICA;~InterPro:IPR036864,IPR007219,IPR001138;~PFAM:PF00172,PF04082;~go_function: GO:0000981 - DNA-binding transcription factor activity, RNA polymerase II-specific [Evidence IEA];~go_function: GO:0003677 - DNA binding [Evidence IEA];~go_function: GO:0008270 - zinc ion binding [Evidence IEA];~go_process: GO:0006351 - transcription, DNA-templated [Evidence IEA];~go_process: GO:0006355 - regulation of transcription, DNA-templated [Evidence IEA]), which yields MDSGPVSSKQKPFKQACDNCRRRKIKCSRELPCDKCQRLLLSCSYSDVLRRKGPKFRTLYPLAPIHPLVARQRQLLQCDPQQSPTEREWYTDPTSYPMGGSPATPPFTMEEPQYLAPDLPDSFARLPPPELVSSPDSFNSLSDSPPAVLYPSPRVLTPPVLLAHINVYLKYMFPIMPVVRKEDLQQDCHHPERLSAQRYAFLASLCAATHIQLKLDGVSETSHLQTGVDGNSVMSGEELLAEAVRARKDCDPIEDMNIESLLTSFFLFASYGNLDRQDHAWFYLCQATSMIFSLGLHREPTYSELNIEEAEQNRRVFWLLFITERGYALQQARPVMLRNSIHKPQVLCSDDPILAYGFINLIGVFENLSVNLYDWISAGGRDGTSEMPPTSMIQASLSKPISLDGVSEIQRVDILITQQWLQAMMWKLSMTRASQPSSRNETVLPFHLPVLVGKAVLSVIAEASQGAVDAHGIGMEQKLFDLGVSVADVSRSLSTKAANSIAESTVDPRELLWGILSTLSRIRGSQSYLFPALLERCKGMLGFDFPLTISDFLPPLPATSSSEPVPPWQATGNNNSQTASSSWEIASPPDSSHDQNNDPVSRILTPSELPFQSGRLLT from the exons ATGGATTCTGGCCCTGTCTCTTCGAAACAGAAGCCCTTTAAACAGGCCTGCGACAATTGCCGGAGGAGAAAAATCAAATGCTCGCGAGAGCTTCCGTGCGACAAGTGCCAGCGCCTGCTCCTTTCCTGCTCCTACAGCGATGTCCTCCGTCGCAAAGGCCCCAAGTTTCGGACGCTCTACCCTCTagctcccatccatccattggTAGCAAGGCAGCGACAGCTTCTTCAGTGCGATCCTCAACAATCTCCAACAGAGAGAGAATGGTATACGGATCCTACAAGCTACCCGATGGGTGGCTCTCCTGCAACTCCGCCGTTCACCATGGAGGAACCCCAGTATCTCGCCCCAGATCTCCCGGATTCATTCGCCCGACTACCTCCTCCGGAGCTTGTTTCCTCACCGGACTCCTTTAATTCGCTATCGGATTCACCTCCTGCGGTGCTGTATCCTTCCCCGCGAGTTTTGACCCCACCTGTGCTTCTGGCCCACATCAACGTCTACCTGAAATACATGTTCCCTATAATGCCAGTAGTACGGAAAGAAGATCTTCAGCAAGACTGCCACCATCCAGAGCGCCTGTCCGCACAGCGGTATGCCTTTTTGGCGTCTCTTTGCGCCGCTACCCACATTCAGTTAAAACTGGACGGTGTCTCGGAGACCTCCCACCTCCAGACCGGTGTTGATGGAAATTCAGTAATGTCTGGTGAAGAACTGCTTGCTGAGGCTGTCCGTGCAAGGAAAGACTGCGATCCAATCGAAGACATGAACATCGAAAGTCTTCTAACCTCATTCTTTTTATTTGCTTCATATGGCAACCTGGACCGTCAGGATCACGCATGGTTCTACCTTTGCCAGGCGACGTCAATGATCTTTTCGCTGGGGCTTCATCGCGAACCCACGTACTCTGAGTTGAACATTGAGGAGGCGGAGCAAAATCGTAGGGTATTTTGGCTCCTGTTCATCACGGAAAG AGGTTACGCATTGCAGCAAGCAAGGCCGGTGATGCTTCGCAACTCCATCCATAAACCGCAGGTTCTTTGCTCGGACGACCCTATTCTTGCCTACGGATTCATCAATCTCATTGGGGTTTTTGAAAACCTCAGCGTCAACCTCTACGACTGGATTTCAGCAGGTGGGAGAGATGGAACATCGGAAATGCCGCCTACTTCCATGATCCAAGCAAGCCTGAGCAAACCAATATCGCTCGACGGGGTCTCGGAAATCCAGAGagtcgatatcctcatcacccAGCAATGGCTGCAAGCCATGATGTGGAAGTTATCGATGACTCGAGCTTCCCAACCAAGTTCACGAAATGAAACCGTCCTAccttttcatcttcctgTGTTGGTAGGTAAGGCTGTGCTGTCTGTTATCGCGGAGGCATCACAAGGTGCTGTTGACGCGCACGGTATAGGAATG GAGCAGAAGCTATTCGATCTCGGCGTATCAGTCGCAGATGTATCACGCTCACTCTCTACCAAAGCCGCCAACAGCATTGCAGAGTCTACTGTCGACCCCCGTGAACTACTCTGGGGCATCCTCTCCACGCTCTCCCGGATTCGTGGATCTCAATCATACCTCTTCCCAGCACTGCTCGAGCGATGTAAAGGCATGCTAGGCTTTGATTTCCCGCTTACTATAAGCGacttcctccctcctcttccagccacCTCCTCATCCGAACCTGTGCCACCATGGCAAGCAACCGGCAATAACAATAGCCAAACCGCCAGCAGCTCCTGGGAGATTGCGTCTCCGCCTGATAGCTCTCATGATCAAAACAACGATCCGGTCTCTAGGATACTTACGCCGTCGGAACTTCCGTTTCAATCTGGGCGATTGCTGACCTGA